Part of the Thermodesulfobacteriota bacterium genome, TTTTACATATTCTTCAAATTCCCTGCCGGCCCTGTTTGCTCCAGTGCAATCAACAGCAAAAATTATATCAAAGGGTCCGTTGAGTGATTTAGTTGAAGTTACTATGTCATTAGAATATGGTAAAAATTCTAGCAGCTCCGGCACGCCGTCTTTGTTGTAGTATGATATGTCTTTGTTTAGCTTTTTGAGACCAAGACCAAGGCTCAATGTTGAGCCTAGGGCATCACCATCGGGATTTTCATGGGATGCAATAAGTATCTTATCAGATTTGTTGATTAAATCGTTTAGTTCATCAAATTCATTCATCGGCCTTAATCTCTCTAAGTACTTCATCAACCTTATAGCCAGTCTCAAGTGCAGTATCAAACATAAAATGTAGATCCGGTATTTTTCTCATCTTTAATCTTTTAGATAAAGTGGTTTTTATAAAGCCCTTGGCACTCTCGAGCCCTTTGAGCACTTCATCTTTATCAGTGGAATCATCTAGAACAGAAAAGAAAATATTTGCTACACTTAAATTATCTGATACTTTCGCGCCGGTTATAAAGGCTAAAGATACGCGAGGATCCTTAATCTCGCCCTTGACTATCATTTGCGATACTTCTTTTATAATTAAGTCTGAAATTCTTGCCGATCTCTTAAAAGTAGCTGCCAAAAAACTCTCCCCACTAAATATTTAAAATTTCTAATTCTCTAGCGCCAATCTGAACTAATCCCGTAGAATCTATAAAATCAGCTACTTGATCCAGCACTGAATTAGCATGGCGCTTCTCATTACTGACAAATGCAATTCCGATAGTCGCCTTTTGCCATAACTCGTTAGAGTCAACTTCGGCTATGGAAATATTATTGAATCTGGATTTCGCTCTATGAATCAAGCTTTTTAAGGTCTGCCTTTTTTCTTTAAGCGATCTGTTCCCGTCCATATATAAATCAATTCGGAGTATTCCTACGACCATTGATCACTTTTAAAGCTCTTGTTTAAACTCCTCATGCGTGTAAAACTCAAGAGTGTCACCAACTTTAACGTCATTGAATCTTTCTACTGTTATACCGCATTCGTAGCCTGCATTAACTTCTTTTGCATCATCTTTAAAGCGTTTTAATGAGGATAGTACACCATCAAAAATTATCACGCCTTCACGCAACACTCTTACGTTGCTGTCTCTTGTAACCTTGCCATCGTTTACAAAACATCCTGCAATTGTGCCTATTCTAGAGATATTGAAAGTTTCTCTAATTTCAGCATGACCAAGAATTTTTTCTTTAACAATTGGATCTAGTAGCCCTTCCATTGCGCCCCTGACTCTATCAATCAAATTATAAATAATAGTGTGGAGCTCAAGTGATATTCCTTCTCTTTCGGACATTTCAAGAGCCTTGACGTCAGGCCTGACATTAAATCCAACTATAATTGCGTTGGATGCACTGGCTAAAATCACATCTGTTTCATTCACACCGCCTACGCCGGTATGAACAATTTTAACTTGGCATTTTTCTGTGCTTAATTTAGTTATAGACTCTCTAACTGCCTCAACTGATCCCTGAGTGTCCGCTTTAATTATCAAGGCAAGCTCTTTGGCCTCTTCTTGTTCTAGAGTCTCAAACAAGTTCTCAAGCGATGGTTTTCTCTCTTTAGCTGCAATATTCTCTCTTTGTTTTGTCTCCCGGTGGCCTACAACATCTTTAGCGGCTTTTTCATCTTTAACAGCATAGAAACGCTCACCCGCTTCAGCCACACCGGAAAGGCCCATAATTTCAACAGGAACTGCAGGTCCTGCCTCATTTACTCTACCGCCCTTATCATCTATTAGCGCTCTAACTTTACCAAATGTAGTACCTGCAACTACCGTGTCACCAACTTTCAATGTTCCTTCGTTTACTATAACTGTTGCCACAGGTCCTCTACCTTTATCTAAAACGGCTTCAATTACAAATCCGTTAGCTCTCATATTTGTATCAGCTTTTAGCTCTAGTACATCAGCTTGAAGCAAGATTAGCTCTAAGAGCTCCTTAATTCCTGTGTTTTGTTTCGCAGATACTTCCGCAAATAGCGTATCGCCACCCCAATCCTCAGCTATTAGTCCTATTTCAGAAAGCTCTCTTTTTATTTTTTCAGGCTCAGCATCTGGCTTATCTACTTTATTAACTGCGACAATTATAGGAACCTCCGCCGCTTTAGCATGGTTTACAGCCTCAACTGTTTGAGGCATAACTCCATCATCTGCAGCTACAACGAGAATTACAACATCTGTTACTTTAGCTCCGCGCGCTCTCATAGCAGTAAATGCTTCATGTCCTGGTGTGTCTACGAACGCTACTTTTCTATCATTAACTTCAACAGAATATGCTCCTATGTGCTGAGTAATGCCGCCCGCTTCACCATCTACTACATTTGCTTTTCGTATTGTGTCTAAAAGTGTTGTTTTACCGTGATCGACATGACCCATCACAGTAACAACTGGAGGGCGTGTTGACATTTCGCTTTCAATATCCTCTTGCTGTGTTTCTAGAAGTAGATCTTCTTCTTCAAATATTTCTACAACTACGTCATAACCAAACTCTTCTGCAAGCAACAACGCTGTTTCGTTATCTATACTTTGGTTAATTGTAGCAGTAACACCTAAGGCAATAAGCTTCTTAATAAGCTCTCCAGCTTTAATACTCATGAGCTTGGCCAGTTCGCCAACATTTATTGACTCACCAATTTTTATGCTACGTTTTGCAGGCTTTGTCGGAAACTGTGCAAGATCTGATGAAGCCGCATCCCCGTTACGAGATTTGGCTGAAACGTTATCTTGTCTTGCCCGGTCTGAACCTTTAGCTCTGGGTCCAGTATTTGGAGTAGGTCTAGATCTTGATCTGCCGCCTTCAACTAAATATTCTCTTCTCTTGCCCGGCAGTTTTGCCCTAAACGCTTTCCTTAATTCTTCAAGCGTATCTTCATCAATTATCTCTTCGCGCTTAGGTTTTACTTTTTTGCCTTTTTTCTTAAATTTTTTCTCAGGCTGCTCATCATTAGTATCTTTAGGTGCTTGCGGCTGTTTTTCTGCTCCTTGTGTTTTTGATTCTTGAGTTTGAGAAGCTTCTGAACTTTCTTCTACTTTTTGTTCTTGCTCGCTAGGTCCTTGAACTTGCTGTTCTTCTGGCGTTGATGATTCATCTACACTAGGCTCTTGCGCCTGAGATGCATCCAGTTTCTCTTCGCCTGTAGGGAGCTCTTGTACTGCTTGTTCTTTAGGAGCCGACTCTTGGGTTTCAGCAACTGGAGCTTCTTGCGCAGGCTGAGCTTGGGACTCTATTTGCTCTGGCTCCGGCGCTGTTTCTTCAGTTTCTTTTAACTTTTTCTTTCTTCTAAGAACCACCCGGGCGCCTTTTCTTCTCTCAACAACTTCTGCCCCGGTCTCAGAACGAAATACCCTAACCTTTTCTTTTTCTTCGGATTTAACTTGTGTTTGTTGTGCTTCCCCGCTTTGAGGACCACCAAGTTTATCAATGATTTTCTTTGCTTCTTCAGCAGAAATAGAACTTGCATGACTCTTAACAGATATACCTAAACCTTTAGCAATATTTAAAATTTCCTTGCTAGGTTTGTTTAAGTCTTTTGAAAGTTCATATACTCTTATACTAGACATATTCATCATTTCCATAGCTGTTTAATATCAACCTTTTCCATTCACAATTGTAGAGTTTATCTAAAGAAGGGTACCAAAGTTTAATAAACTATGCAAAAGAGTGGTTATTTAGTGTTAGTTAACCTCTTGTTATTAAGCCTCAAATTTACAATGTTGTTTTATTCCTGCTCCAAAGCCGGTTCTTGCTCTGCTTCGGGCTCCTTTTGAGCCTCTTCAAGTAATTCCTCGGGGACCTCATCAGGATCTGTCATCTGGTCTAACTTATCTTTTAATGCTATCCTGGCTGCAGTTTGCAGTCTCTGCGCCTCCTCTTCGTCTCTTAAACCACCAGACTTAACTAGTGTTTCTGAGTCAGAAAAAGCTACGTCTTCTAACTTATGATATCCCTCTGCGTAGAGCAGATTTGCTGTAACTTCCTTTACATTAGGCAGTGACATTAACAAAGATACAACGTCTTGCTGCTCACGCTTCATCTGTGAATCTGTTTTTATATCAATTCGCCATTCTGTTAGCTGTGAGGCAAGCCTTACATTCTGACCGCGTCTACCAATTGCTAAAGATAGCTGGTCATCATCTACTATTATCTCCATAGATTTGTTTTCATCATCAATGATTACTTTGCTAACAGCTGCAGGTGATAGTGCATTGCATGCAAACCTGGCCGGATCTGGAGACCAAGGAACAATGTCTATTTTTTCTCCTCTTAGCTCCTGAATAACATTCTGAACCCTTGCTCCTCTCATACCTACGCATGCGCCTACAGGATCCACATCTTGGTCGTTTGATGACACTGCAATTTTTGTGCGTCCCCCAGGGTCTCTTGAGATAGCCTGAATTTCTACTATCTGCTCGCCAATTTCTGGAACTTCAGATTCAAAAAGTTTTCTTACAAAATCTTTATGTGAACGAGAGAGAATTAACTGAGGTCCTCTTTTAGTTTCTTTAATATCAACCAAAATTGCTCTGATTCTTTCTTTGGGTTTGTAGTATTCTCTTTGTACCTGCTGCTCGGGCGGAAGATAAGCTTCTGTTTTACCAAGATCAACTATTATATTTCGTCTTTCAACTCTTCTAACAATACCGCTTATTAGCTCGCCCTTTCTATTCTTAAACTCCTCATAAATAACTTTTCCCTCAGCTTCTTTTATGCTTTGGAGTATTCTCTGTTTAGCATTTTGAATAGCAATTCTAGTAAATTCAGGGTTGATTTTTACGCCAATCTGATCTCCTAGTTCGGCTTCTGGGTCAAGATTAATAGCCTCGTCTTCACTAATTTCCATTTCAGGCTCTTCAATCTGCTCTACTACCGTTTTAAACTCGAATAGCTCGACATCACCGTCATCTTCATTGAAATGCACCTCGAGCTCTTTGTCTAGATCCTGCATACGGAACAATTTTTGTGCAGCTGAAAGCACTGCTTCCTCTACAGCTGAAACAATCTCTTCTCTCTCAATGCCCTTGTCCTTGCAGACAGAATCCATTACCCGGGTTAATTCAGTTAGCGCTGACATTATATATCTCCCTCTAAAAATCTATTTCCAAGTTTGCCTTTTCTATTTTTTCATAAGGAATCGAATAATTGGCCTCTTGAGTTTCAATTGACAACACCTCGTCTACGAAATCCAAGATCTTCCCTGTAAATACATTCTTATCGCTTATTTCTTCGTTTGTTTTAAGTTTAATAGTTTTACCCTTAAATCTTATATAATCACTTGGCTTACGAAGCGGCCTAGTTAGGCCAGGTGATGATATCTCAAGTGTATAGGAGCCTGGAATAACCTCATGTACATCTAATAGCGCTCCTAGTTCTCTACTTATCTGAGCGCAGTCATCTATATTTACTCCGCCTTCTTTGTCAATAAAGATTCTAAGTACTCCTTTTCGGCTCTGGCCTTTGAATTCTATATCGAACAGTTCTAAGTTTTTCTCATATAAAATGGGTTCTAAAAGTTCTTTTATATTAGATATAATATTCTGCTCAGATACATTCATTACAAAGAACCCTTTTATATCTTGACTATTGTAAAAATGCCTAAAAAATAAAAAAAGCGGGGTAAACCCGCTTTTTGGTTAGTGAAATACTACCTTATCTTTACGCTTAGAGCAAGAAGTCATATATAGAAATAAAATTTACTAAAACACTTTTATTAAGACCTAATATACTGCAATTATTACATTCTATCGTTATTTATGCATACCAGAGTCTAATTTACCTATGATATGGCCTGAACCTTAACTTAATCTGATGAAGCTGGTTTTGCTGCTGCGGTGTTAAGACATCCTTTATCTTTAAAAACATTTCAACTTTAGTTCTAGTATATGCAGCTTTGGTGTTCTCTATGCCGTCGATCAGATTTAGTACATCTTCTTTTTTAGCATTGGGGTTTTGCAGTTCTTTTTTAAGCTGAACTTCATTTGATCTAAGCTCTTTTTGATAATTGATAAATTGTTTTTTGTAAGATTTGAATATGCTATCTATTTGATTTACTTGACCAGGGCTCATATTTAGTCGTTCAACAATTTGAGGGTTTTTCCACCACTTGTAACTTGCCCCCGAGCCAAGCATTGCGCTTGCGCTCATAGTAAAAACAATTGTTAAAACAAAAAACAACAACGATATTCTCAATTAAAGCCTCCGTTAATGTCTACATCAGTGCCTCCGTCCCAAGGACCGTAGATAGAAAGTATGTCGGCAGTCTCTTTCGCCAAGGCATTATCAAGCTCAATCAGTATTAGTTCATCTCGTTCATCAGTGCTCATAAATAGTGAGTTTCTGGTATCGGGGCTAA contains:
- the infB gene encoding translation initiation factor IF-2 produces the protein MSSIRVYELSKDLNKPSKEILNIAKGLGISVKSHASSISAEEAKKIIDKLGGPQSGEAQQTQVKSEEKEKVRVFRSETGAEVVERRKGARVVLRRKKKLKETEETAPEPEQIESQAQPAQEAPVAETQESAPKEQAVQELPTGEEKLDASQAQEPSVDESSTPEEQQVQGPSEQEQKVEESSEASQTQESKTQGAEKQPQAPKDTNDEQPEKKFKKKGKKVKPKREEIIDEDTLEELRKAFRAKLPGKRREYLVEGGRSRSRPTPNTGPRAKGSDRARQDNVSAKSRNGDAASSDLAQFPTKPAKRSIKIGESINVGELAKLMSIKAGELIKKLIALGVTATINQSIDNETALLLAEEFGYDVVVEIFEEEDLLLETQQEDIESEMSTRPPVVTVMGHVDHGKTTLLDTIRKANVVDGEAGGITQHIGAYSVEVNDRKVAFVDTPGHEAFTAMRARGAKVTDVVILVVAADDGVMPQTVEAVNHAKAAEVPIIVAVNKVDKPDAEPEKIKRELSEIGLIAEDWGGDTLFAEVSAKQNTGIKELLELILLQADVLELKADTNMRANGFVIEAVLDKGRGPVATVIVNEGTLKVGDTVVAGTTFGKVRALIDDKGGRVNEAGPAVPVEIMGLSGVAEAGERFYAVKDEKAAKDVVGHRETKQRENIAAKERKPSLENLFETLEQEEAKELALIIKADTQGSVEAVRESITKLSTEKCQVKIVHTGVGGVNETDVILASASNAIIVGFNVRPDVKALEMSEREGISLELHTIIYNLIDRVRGAMEGLLDPIVKEKILGHAEIRETFNISRIGTIAGCFVNDGKVTRDSNVRVLREGVIIFDGVLSSLKRFKDDAKEVNAGYECGITVERFNDVKVGDTLEFYTHEEFKQEL
- the rbfA gene encoding 30S ribosome-binding factor RbfA, translating into MAATFKRSARISDLIIKEVSQMIVKGEIKDPRVSLAFITGAKVSDNLSVANIFFSVLDDSTDKDEVLKGLESAKGFIKTTLSKRLKMRKIPDLHFMFDTALETGYKVDEVLREIKADE
- the nusA gene encoding transcription termination factor NusA: MSALTELTRVMDSVCKDKGIEREEIVSAVEEAVLSAAQKLFRMQDLDKELEVHFNEDDGDVELFEFKTVVEQIEEPEMEISEDEAINLDPEAELGDQIGVKINPEFTRIAIQNAKQRILQSIKEAEGKVIYEEFKNRKGELISGIVRRVERRNIIVDLGKTEAYLPPEQQVQREYYKPKERIRAILVDIKETKRGPQLILSRSHKDFVRKLFESEVPEIGEQIVEIQAISRDPGGRTKIAVSSNDQDVDPVGACVGMRGARVQNVIQELRGEKIDIVPWSPDPARFACNALSPAAVSKVIIDDENKSMEIIVDDDQLSLAIGRRGQNVRLASQLTEWRIDIKTDSQMKREQQDVVSLLMSLPNVKEVTANLLYAEGYHKLEDVAFSDSETLVKSGGLRDEEEAQRLQTAARIALKDKLDQMTDPDEVPEELLEEAQKEPEAEQEPALEQE
- a CDS encoding DUF503 domain-containing protein produces the protein MVVGILRIDLYMDGNRSLKEKRQTLKSLIHRAKSRFNNISIAEVDSNELWQKATIGIAFVSNEKRHANSVLDQVADFIDSTGLVQIGARELEILNI
- the rimP gene encoding ribosome maturation factor RimP codes for the protein MNVSEQNIISNIKELLEPILYEKNLELFDIEFKGQSRKGVLRIFIDKEGGVNIDDCAQISRELGALLDVHEVIPGSYTLEISSPGLTRPLRKPSDYIRFKGKTIKLKTNEEISDKNVFTGKILDFVDEVLSIETQEANYSIPYEKIEKANLEIDF